The following proteins are co-located in the Pseudomonas sp. DY-1 genome:
- a CDS encoding WbuC family cupin fold metalloprotein — MRSPRFLDQALFAELADKSAANPRKRQHHNFHAMEEPCHRMAVGLQPGTYIPPHRHLSADKAESLLVLKGRLGLLIFDEDGKVVDKRELAAGGECVGVDLPPGVFHALVVLEPDSLLFECKAGPYRPVGEGELPAWAPREGEPGVADYSAWMRSLFS, encoded by the coding sequence ATGAGATCGCCGCGCTTCCTCGATCAGGCCCTGTTCGCCGAACTGGCCGACAAATCCGCGGCGAATCCGCGCAAGCGCCAGCACCATAACTTCCATGCCATGGAAGAACCTTGCCATCGCATGGCGGTGGGGCTGCAGCCGGGAACCTACATCCCGCCGCACCGTCACCTCAGCGCTGACAAGGCGGAAAGCCTGTTGGTGCTCAAGGGGCGCCTGGGCCTGCTGATCTTCGACGAGGACGGCAAGGTCGTCGACAAACGCGAGCTGGCGGCGGGCGGCGAATGCGTCGGTGTCGACCTGCCGCCGGGCGTGTTCCACGCGCTGGTGGTGCTGGAGCCGGACAGCCTGCTGTTCGAGTGCAAGGCCGGCCCCTATCGCCCAGTGGGCGAAGGCGAGCTGCCCGCATGGGCGCCCCGTGAGGGCGAGCCAGGGGTGGCCGATTACTCGGCCTGGATGCGCTCGTTGTTCTCCTGA
- a CDS encoding hypoxanthine-guanine phosphoribosyltransferase encodes MSADLAHIRQVRAEADCLYTDAQVEAAISQVAIAINGELAERNPVVFCVMNGGLIFAGKLLPKLDFPLELSYLHATRYRNETSGGELFWKAKPEISFIDRDVLIIDDILDEGHTLAAIIDFCKHAGAANVHTAVLIDKTHDRKARPDLKANYVGLPCEDRYIFGYGMDYKGYWRNAAGIFAVKGL; translated from the coding sequence ATGTCCGCCGATCTCGCACACATCCGCCAGGTAAGGGCCGAAGCCGACTGCCTGTACACCGACGCCCAGGTCGAGGCGGCCATCTCCCAGGTCGCCATCGCCATCAACGGCGAACTGGCGGAGCGCAATCCGGTGGTGTTCTGCGTCATGAACGGTGGTCTGATCTTCGCTGGCAAGCTGCTGCCCAAGCTGGACTTCCCGCTGGAGCTGTCCTACCTGCACGCCACCCGCTACCGCAATGAAACCAGCGGCGGTGAGCTGTTCTGGAAGGCCAAGCCGGAAATCTCCTTCATCGACCGTGACGTGTTGATCATTGACGACATCCTCGACGAAGGTCACACCCTGGCGGCCATCATCGATTTCTGCAAACACGCCGGCGCTGCCAACGTGCATACCGCCGTGCTGATCGACAAGACCCACGACCGCAAGGCCCGTCCGGACCTGAAGGCCAACTACGTGGGCCTGCCCTGCGAAGACCGTTACATCTTCGGCTACGGCATGGACTACAAGGGCTACTGGCGCAACGCCGCCGGCATCTTCGCGGTCAAGGGGCTCTGA